Genomic segment of Deltaproteobacteria bacterium:
CCTGTTCGTCGTCGCCACGATCACCGACCTCTTCGACGGCTACATCGCGCGGCGCTACCACATGGTCACCACTCTTGGGAAACTGCTCGACCCGCTGGCCGACAAGCTCCTTGTGTGTGCGGCGATGACGATGCTGATCCCGCCGGGCCGGGTCCCGGCGTGGATGGCGGTCATCGTGGTCGGCCGGGAGATCGGCGTCACGGCGCTGCGCGGGGTGGCCTCCTCGGAAGGCGTGATCATCGCCGCCTCGAAATTGGGGAAGGCGAAGACGCTGCTCCTGAATATCGGGGTCGCGGCCCTCATCCTGCATTACCCGATCCTCGGGATCCCCGTCCACGGCGTGGGGATGGTGTTCCTGAGCGCCGGACTGGTCCTCACCGCGTGGTCCGGGCTCGACTACTTCTTCCGCTTCGTGGGGGAGATCTTCAAGCGGTAGTTTCCCCCGCTGCGGCTGGCTTTTCTGCGGCTGGCTTTTCTGTTAAGAGCAAATAGACTTGTCCGGTTTAGTAGCAAATGAATTGTCCGCTTTTGCTTGTGGGATTGCGACCCCGAATTGTGAATTTGATTCGGGCACTTTCCCCGGCCATCCGCGGCGGATATTACGCAATGGCCTTCTCCCTTTCATTGATCTGGATTCCGATGGAGTCGTAGCGTGCCAGTTCCCTTGGGCCGTGGAAGACGGCCATCGTGTCGTCGAGGTATCGATGGACCTTGACCGTGGCCTTGATGTAATGGCATCGGTGCCGGTTCGGGGGGATCTGCAACTTGATTCCCTCGAAGGAGACGCAGTTGTCGCGGCCGACGACCCGGTCGTACTGTTCGCACAGGATGTCATCGAGGTTGGCTCCGACCCACCCGACGAAGGCCGCCCCCTCTTCGAGAGGCGGTTGGCAAAACTCGGCGTTATGGGCGGGCAGGTA
This window contains:
- the pgsA gene encoding CDP-diacylglycerol--glycerol-3-phosphate 3-phosphatidyltransferase, which gives rise to MTSDSRLNAPNVLTLLRILAIPVVVLILLPPAGREISFARSVAAFSLFVVATITDLFDGYIARRYHMVTTLGKLLDPLADKLLVCAAMTMLIPPGRVPAWMAVIVVGREIGVTALRGVASSEGVIIAASKLGKAKTLLLNIGVAALILHYPILGIPVHGVGMVFLSAGLVLTAWSGLDYFFRFVGEIFKR
- a CDS encoding transposase; this encodes IRAKGLFSSLYTDRGTHYWHTSEAGGKVDKNNPTQFGRAMAQLNIGMIPAYSPEARGRSERAFRTHQDRLPKELAFYGITDMEEANRYLRQTYLPAHNAEFCQPPLEEGAAFVGWVGANLDDILCEQYDRVVGRDNCVSFEGIKLQIPPNRHRCHYIKATVKVHRYLDDTMAVFHGPRELARYDSIGIQINEREKAIA